Below is a genomic region from Longimicrobium sp..
GCAGCCCTTCCACGAACTGCCAGAGGTGGATCATCTCGTGCCGCATGGTATGCTCCGCCTCGCCCGCCGCGCCGTGCAGGCACAGGCGGCGTGACATCACGATCTCCAGCGGGGTGGACGAGAAGTGCCCGTTGCGCCGCTTCATCCGCCCGCTCAGATGGATGGGAACACGCGGCAGCGAGCCCCCGAACCGCTCCGCGTTCACCCGGTCGAACTCCGCCTGCATTCGCGCGATCTGCGCCCGGTCGGCGGCGGTGGCGCGGCGGGTGCGCGGGCGCGGCGCCGAGTTGGGCGCGGGCGGAATCTGCGCGATGAAGCGCCGCACCACATCCTTTGCCGCGTTCCGCCGCCGCGCGTTCCGCGCCGTGAACAGCTCGCCGACGGCCACCAGCACCGCCTCCGGCGCGGCGGCGAAGGCTTCGTTGAGCCGCAGGTCGCGCCCCCGGTTCGCCACCGACGCCATGATCCGCCGGTTGCGGGTGAAGACGACGCAATCCCACGTCCCGCCCGACCTGCGCGTGATCGCCAGCACCTCCGGCCCGCTCCGTCCGGGCGCGCGGGGAGGCGCGGGCTTCGGCGCGGGCGCGGGCTTCGGCTCGGGAGGCTCGAATCCGAAGAGGTCCAGCAGCATCTGCCCGATCTTCACGCCGTCGCCAGCGCGGGAGGACGCTCGGCGTGGCGGTACTCCACCTGGAAGCCCATCGCGCGCGGCACCGCCAGCAGACGGTCGAAGTCCAGGTCGATGGTCGCGCCGGCCTTCTGCGTCACCTCGTCCTCCAGCGGGAGGTCGAAGTCGTCCGCGCCGAACTCCAGCGCGCGGAAGGCGTCCTCGTTGAGCGTGAGGACGGAGGTGCGCACGTGCTTGATGTTGTCCAGGAAGATGCGCGACAGCGCCACGTGCCTCCAGTACTCGCGCGGGCTCACCTCGTTGCCGCCCAGCGCGGTGCCGTACGGCTTGTAGCTCCACGGCAGGAAGGAAAAGATCCCCTGCAGCCCATCGGCCAGGCACTCGTCCTGGAGCGTCCGCGTGCGGTCAAGGTGCTCCAGCCGCTCGTCCAGCGTCTCGTCGAAGCCGATCACCATCGTCGCGGTCGTGCGCAGGCCCGCATCGACGACGGCGCGCTGGGCGCGCAGGTACTCGGCCACCGTGTACTTGAACTTGGCGTGGCGCTTCCGGAAGT
It encodes:
- a CDS encoding radical SAM protein codes for the protein DDELKQMAGAVRARYHAPDRATYMVMRIINYTNVCVAQCDYCAFYVLPNQQGGYVLTREDVFAKIEDLLRAGGDLVGFNGGFNPKLPLHYYCDLFAAVRERYGDAVEFYALTIAEFMFLADRAGLSYAETAGRLRDAGVHWITGGGSEILTEDFRKRHAKFKYTVAEYLRAQRAVVDAGLRTTATMVIGFDETLDERLEHLDRTRTLQDECLADGLQGIFSFLPWSYKPYGTALGGNEVSPREYWRHVALSRIFLDNIKHVRTSVLTLNEDAFRALEFGADDFDLPLEDEVTQKAGATIDLDFDRLLAVPRAMGFQVEYRHAERPPALATA
- a CDS encoding SprT-like domain-containing protein → MKIGQMLLDLFGFEPPEPKPAPAPKPAPPRAPGRSGPEVLAITRRSGGTWDCVVFTRNRRIMASVANRGRDLRLNEAFAAAPEAVLVAVGELFTARNARRRNAAKDVVRRFIAQIPPAPNSAPRPRTRRATAADRAQIARMQAEFDRVNAERFGGSLPRVPIHLSGRMKRRNGHFSSTPLEIVMSRRLCLHGAAGEAEHTMRHEMIHLWQFVEGLPVDHGPAFRKMARRLDVHPRATRNVEWMNKDR